A single window of Hymenobacter sp. APR13 DNA harbors:
- a CDS encoding transporter encodes MLLTLTLALGLTGPVTAPDTLKRAGQANTAGQTPQRQLRPLNADRPGVTESPNTIDPGHFQLETDLVRLINSKPGQETRSRTLRLNAFAIRAGLTDHTEVQVFVDPYTVEKQWAPGEPMARSAGFGDMAVRVKHNFIGDDDETEALVVAAIGFVRLPTGGSEGAGGFEYGILVPATYNFQHEWHVSAQAASFLSYDRDAKQHAVELAPSFAVDHGFNDWLAAFAEFSTSRNMKTRQWTSAVNVGPIFHVSERVQLDFGRRFALSRSADREYYLGFVIER; translated from the coding sequence ATGCTGCTTACTCTTACGCTGGCTTTGGGCCTCACCGGCCCCGTTACCGCCCCCGACACGCTTAAACGTGCCGGCCAAGCCAACACGGCCGGCCAGACGCCACAGCGGCAGCTACGCCCGCTCAACGCCGACCGGCCCGGCGTTACGGAAAGCCCCAACACCATCGACCCTGGCCATTTTCAACTGGAAACCGACTTGGTGCGGCTCATCAACAGCAAGCCGGGCCAGGAAACCCGTTCCCGGACTCTTCGCCTGAACGCCTTTGCCATCCGGGCGGGTCTCACCGACCACACGGAAGTGCAGGTGTTCGTGGACCCCTACACGGTGGAGAAGCAATGGGCGCCCGGTGAGCCGATGGCGCGGAGCGCGGGCTTCGGCGACATGGCGGTGCGCGTGAAGCACAATTTCATCGGCGACGATGACGAAACCGAAGCGTTGGTAGTAGCAGCCATCGGCTTTGTGCGCCTCCCGACTGGCGGTAGCGAAGGCGCCGGCGGTTTTGAGTACGGTATTCTGGTGCCGGCCACCTACAATTTTCAGCACGAATGGCATGTCAGCGCCCAGGCGGCTTCGTTTCTGAGCTACGACCGGGACGCCAAACAACACGCCGTTGAATTGGCTCCCTCCTTTGCCGTCGACCACGGCTTTAACGACTGGCTGGCGGCTTTCGCCGAATTCTCCACAAGCCGCAATATGAAAACCCGGCAATGGACCTCGGCGGTGAACGTCGGGCCGATTTTCCACGTCAGTGAGCGGGTGCAACTGGATTTCGGCCGGCGCTTTGCCCTCAGCCGCAGCGCCGACCGGGAGTACTACCTGGGTTTCGTGATAGAGCGATGA
- a CDS encoding DUF1501 domain-containing protein encodes MTSRRDFLKTSVLASSLLFVPSFLHALDRQGLKDLRDARGRRLVVVQLGGGNDGLNTVIPYRNDLYYKARPTLGIRETSGILALDKDLGFNPAMTRLKGLYDQGQLAVLNSVGYPNPDRSHFRSMDIWQSGSASDQYLSTGWLGRYLDSNCPSCPTAYNGLEVDDTLSLAMKGDLRKGLALKNPDKFHQLTQNQFIKQVSGRQPAGAVSELDYLYKTLAETSSSADYLYQTSKVYKSSVAYPNSEFGRNLKTTAELINSGVGSRVFYVSLTGFDTHVRQQEQQGKLLGDLSDGLGSFAEDLQKAGNFDDTLVLVFSEFGRRVSQNASNGTDHGTANNVLLLGGGLKQRGILNNAPDLQNLLEGDLRHQLDFRSLYATVLHDWLEADDKAILGNQFERLKGLV; translated from the coding sequence ATGACTTCCCGCCGCGACTTCCTTAAAACCTCCGTGCTGGCCAGCAGCCTGCTGTTTGTGCCTTCTTTTCTGCACGCGCTCGACCGCCAGGGCCTCAAAGACCTGCGCGACGCCCGCGGCCGTCGGCTGGTGGTGGTGCAGCTTGGCGGTGGCAACGACGGCCTAAACACCGTCATTCCGTACCGCAACGACCTGTACTACAAAGCCCGCCCCACGCTCGGCATCCGGGAGACGAGCGGCATTCTGGCCCTCGACAAAGACCTGGGTTTCAACCCGGCCATGACGCGCCTCAAGGGCCTATACGACCAGGGCCAGCTGGCCGTGCTCAACTCCGTGGGCTACCCCAACCCTGACCGGTCGCACTTTCGCTCGATGGATATCTGGCAGAGCGGCTCGGCCTCCGACCAGTACCTGAGCACCGGCTGGCTCGGCCGCTACCTCGACTCGAACTGCCCGAGCTGCCCCACCGCCTACAACGGCCTGGAAGTGGACGACACGCTGAGCCTGGCCATGAAGGGCGACCTGCGCAAGGGCCTGGCGCTGAAGAATCCGGACAAGTTTCATCAGCTGACGCAGAACCAGTTTATCAAGCAGGTGAGCGGCCGGCAGCCCGCCGGCGCGGTGTCGGAGCTGGACTACCTCTACAAGACGCTGGCCGAAACCTCATCGTCGGCCGACTATCTGTACCAGACCAGCAAGGTGTACAAGTCGTCGGTGGCGTACCCGAACAGCGAGTTTGGCCGCAACCTCAAAACCACCGCCGAGCTGATTAATTCCGGCGTGGGCTCGCGCGTGTTCTACGTGTCGCTCACGGGCTTCGACACGCACGTGCGCCAGCAGGAGCAGCAGGGCAAGCTGCTGGGTGATTTGTCGGACGGGCTGGGCTCGTTTGCCGAGGACTTGCAGAAAGCCGGCAACTTCGACGATACGCTGGTGCTGGTGTTTTCGGAGTTTGGGCGGCGCGTGAGCCAGAACGCCAGCAACGGCACCGACCACGGCACCGCCAACAACGTGCTGCTGCTGGGCGGCGGCCTCAAACAACGCGGCATCCTCAATAACGCCCCCGACCTGCAGAACCTGCTCGAAGGCGACCTGCGCCACCAGCTGGACTTCCGCAGCCTCTACGCCACCGTCCTGCACGACTGGCTGGAAGCCGACGACAAAGCCATCCTCGGCAACCAGTTCGAGCGGTTGAAAGGCTTGGTATAG
- a CDS encoding TonB-dependent receptor, producing the protein MKHFFLFLYFCLGVLLAAQAQTGSIRGTVRAEGKVVPFASVGLKGSSLGASADENGAFVLPKVAPGSYRLVASAVGYQPAERSVTVVAGQPATVSIALAASSSTLGEVVVSGTLGEVVRSESAVAVELYTPRYFQKNPSPCLFENLTMVNGVRPQLNCNVCGTGDIHINGLEGPYTMVLIDGMPIVSSLSTVYGLSGIPSSLVERVEVVKGPASTLYGSEAVGGLINVITKNPAKAPRFSADIFGTSHQDLNVDLATSAKVGAASTLLSTNLYGYNQRRDVNQDGFTDVPTQQRVSVFNKWSWQRPEQRAASLAARYYYEDRFGGQLNWRPEFRGGDSVYGESVYTSRYELLGQYQLPVAGQKLLLSGSFNQHRQNSAYGTTRYNATQRVGFGQLTWAKSPSIRHNLLLGAAFRSTWYDDNTPATGSETRNQPDLIHLPGVFVQDEFRLTPDATLLAGLRYDYNPRHGSIVTPRLNYKWGTVDGSRVLRVGVGNGYRVVNLFTEDHAALTGAREVVVPEALRPERSWNANLNYTRFFSTKAGTFSLDGSAFYTYFTNKISPDYDTDPNQIVYRNLDGYAISRGVSLNTDVTFTKPLKLLAGITLMDVFRMERPVGGGALRRVAQLHAPVFSGTYSVSYSFTQLGLSVDYTGQVSGPMRLPVQPNDFRPGRSPWFSLQNLQATKRLGPHLEVYGGVKNLLDFLPRHALLRAFDPFDKTVDQNNPNGYTFDTSYNFAPLQGRRTFLGLRYSL; encoded by the coding sequence ATGAAACACTTCTTCCTCTTTCTCTACTTCTGCCTTGGTGTGCTGCTGGCTGCCCAAGCCCAGACCGGCAGCATCCGCGGGACGGTGCGGGCCGAGGGCAAGGTGGTGCCGTTTGCCAGCGTGGGGCTGAAGGGCAGCAGCCTGGGGGCTTCGGCCGATGAAAACGGCGCGTTTGTGCTGCCGAAAGTGGCGCCCGGCAGCTACCGGCTGGTGGCCAGCGCCGTGGGCTATCAGCCCGCCGAGCGCAGCGTAACGGTGGTAGCCGGCCAGCCGGCCACTGTCAGCATTGCGCTGGCGGCCAGCAGCAGCACGCTGGGCGAGGTGGTGGTGAGCGGCACGCTGGGCGAAGTCGTGCGGAGTGAGTCGGCGGTGGCGGTGGAGCTGTACACGCCACGCTACTTCCAGAAAAACCCCAGCCCCTGCTTGTTCGAGAACCTGACGATGGTGAACGGCGTGCGGCCCCAGCTGAACTGCAACGTGTGCGGCACCGGCGACATCCATATCAACGGGCTGGAAGGGCCCTACACGATGGTGCTGATTGACGGCATGCCCATTGTCAGCTCGCTGAGCACGGTGTATGGGCTGAGCGGTATTCCGAGCAGTTTGGTGGAGCGGGTAGAAGTGGTGAAAGGCCCGGCCTCGACGCTCTACGGCTCGGAGGCGGTGGGCGGGCTCATCAACGTCATCACCAAAAACCCGGCGAAAGCGCCCCGCTTCTCGGCCGACATCTTCGGTACCTCGCACCAGGATCTGAATGTAGACTTGGCCACGTCGGCCAAAGTGGGCGCGGCCTCTACCCTGCTCAGCACCAATCTCTACGGCTACAACCAGCGCCGCGACGTGAACCAGGACGGTTTCACGGACGTGCCCACGCAGCAGCGGGTATCGGTGTTCAATAAGTGGAGCTGGCAGCGGCCCGAGCAGCGTGCGGCCAGCCTGGCGGCCCGCTACTACTACGAAGACCGGTTTGGCGGCCAGCTGAACTGGCGGCCCGAGTTCCGGGGCGGCGACAGTGTGTATGGCGAGAGTGTGTACACCAGCCGCTACGAGCTGCTGGGCCAGTACCAGTTGCCGGTGGCGGGCCAGAAGCTGCTGCTGAGTGGCTCCTTCAACCAGCACCGCCAGAACTCGGCCTACGGCACCACGCGCTACAACGCCACCCAGCGCGTGGGCTTCGGGCAGCTGACCTGGGCCAAAAGCCCCAGCATCCGGCACAACCTGCTGCTGGGCGCGGCCTTCCGCAGCACCTGGTACGACGACAACACGCCAGCCACCGGCTCCGAAACCCGCAACCAGCCCGACCTGATTCACCTGCCCGGCGTGTTTGTGCAGGACGAGTTCCGGCTGACGCCCGACGCCACGCTGCTGGCCGGCCTCCGCTACGACTACAACCCGCGCCACGGCAGCATCGTCACGCCGCGCCTCAACTACAAGTGGGGCACCGTGGATGGCAGCCGCGTGCTGCGGGTGGGCGTGGGCAACGGCTACCGCGTCGTGAACCTGTTCACGGAAGACCACGCGGCCCTCACGGGGGCGCGGGAGGTGGTGGTGCCGGAGGCCCTGCGGCCGGAGCGGAGTTGGAACGCCAACCTCAACTACACGCGCTTCTTCAGCACCAAAGCCGGCACGTTTTCGCTGGATGGCAGCGCGTTCTACACCTATTTCACCAACAAAATCAGCCCCGACTACGACACCGACCCCAACCAGATTGTGTACCGCAACCTCGACGGCTACGCCATTTCGCGGGGTGTCTCGCTGAACACCGATGTTACGTTCACGAAGCCACTGAAGCTGCTGGCGGGCATCACACTGATGGACGTTTTCCGGATGGAGCGGCCGGTAGGTGGTGGGGCGCTGCGGCGGGTGGCGCAGCTGCACGCGCCGGTGTTTTCGGGCACGTATTCGGTCAGCTACAGCTTCACGCAGCTGGGGCTTTCGGTGGATTATACGGGCCAGGTGAGCGGGCCCATGCGCCTGCCGGTGCAGCCCAACGACTTCCGGCCCGGCCGCTCGCCGTGGTTTTCCTTGCAGAACCTGCAGGCCACCAAGCGGCTGGGGCCGCACCTGGAGGTGTACGGCGGCGTGAAAAACCTGCTCGATTTCCTGCCCCGCCACGCGCTGCTGCGCGCCTTCGACCCCTTCGACAAAACCGTGGACCAGAACAACCCAAACGGCTACACCTTTGACACCAGCTACAACTTTGCGCCCCTACAGGGCCGGCGCACATTTCTGGGGCTGCGCTACAGCTTGTAG
- a CDS encoding Nramp family divalent metal transporter, whose protein sequence is MPPTVQSPPVQQNPPVAEAGWRRARTSLSLSEVHGSIKVPPASASFWRKLMAFWGPGLMVAVGYMDPGNWATDIAGGSQFGYTLLSVILISNLFAMLLQHLAAKLGIVTGRDLAQACRDHYSKPVAMVLWFLCEVAIAACDLAEVIGSAIALNLLFGLPLPWGVVLTILDVLVVLYFQNKGFRIIESIVAGLTVVIFGCFLYEIIVSNPDYFGILGGLVPQPEVVTNPKMLYIAIGILGATVMPHNLYLHSSIVQTRAIEQTEPGKRMAIKFATIDSTVALFLAFFVNAAILITSAAAFHRNGLQDVADIGDAHKLLAPVLGAGAASVVFAVALLASGQNSTLTGTLAGQIVMEGFLDLKLRPWLRRLITRGIAVVPALIVTILYGEKGTGELLVLSQVILSLQLSFAVVPLVLFTSSKAKMGVFVNRPWVQIVAWLVSGIIIVLNIYLLYKTFFG, encoded by the coding sequence ATGCCTCCAACAGTACAATCTCCTCCCGTACAGCAAAATCCTCCGGTGGCGGAAGCCGGCTGGCGGCGGGCCCGCACGTCGTTGTCGTTGAGCGAAGTGCACGGCAGCATCAAGGTGCCACCCGCCAGCGCCTCGTTCTGGCGCAAGCTGATGGCCTTTTGGGGGCCGGGCCTGATGGTGGCCGTGGGCTACATGGACCCCGGCAACTGGGCCACCGATATTGCCGGCGGCTCGCAGTTTGGCTACACGCTGCTGTCGGTAATCCTGATTTCCAACCTCTTCGCCATGCTGCTGCAGCACCTGGCCGCCAAGCTCGGCATCGTGACCGGGCGCGACCTGGCGCAGGCCTGCCGCGACCATTACTCCAAGCCGGTGGCCATGGTACTGTGGTTTCTGTGCGAAGTGGCCATTGCTGCCTGCGACCTGGCCGAAGTCATCGGCTCGGCCATTGCCCTGAATTTGCTGTTTGGCCTGCCGCTGCCCTGGGGCGTGGTGCTCACCATTCTGGATGTGCTGGTAGTGCTTTACTTTCAGAACAAGGGTTTCCGCATCATCGAAAGCATCGTGGCGGGCCTTACTGTGGTGATTTTTGGGTGCTTCCTGTACGAAATCATCGTCTCGAACCCCGACTATTTCGGGATTCTGGGCGGTCTGGTGCCGCAGCCGGAAGTCGTGACCAACCCCAAGATGCTCTACATTGCCATCGGGATTCTGGGCGCTACGGTGATGCCACACAACCTGTACCTGCACTCCAGCATCGTGCAGACGCGGGCCATCGAGCAGACGGAGCCCGGCAAGCGCATGGCCATCAAGTTCGCCACCATCGACTCGACGGTGGCGCTGTTTCTAGCGTTTTTCGTGAATGCGGCCATCCTCATTACCTCGGCGGCAGCTTTTCACCGCAACGGCCTGCAGGACGTAGCCGACATCGGCGACGCGCACAAGCTGCTGGCGCCGGTGCTGGGCGCGGGCGCGGCCAGCGTGGTATTTGCGGTGGCGCTGCTGGCCTCGGGCCAGAACTCCACGCTCACGGGCACGTTGGCCGGCCAGATTGTGATGGAAGGCTTCCTCGACCTGAAGCTGCGGCCCTGGCTGCGGCGCCTCATCACGCGCGGCATTGCCGTGGTGCCGGCGCTGATTGTGACCATCCTGTACGGCGAGAAAGGCACCGGCGAGCTGCTGGTGCTCAGCCAGGTGATTCTGAGTCTGCAGCTGAGCTTTGCGGTGGTGCCGCTGGTGCTATTCACGAGCAGCAAGGCCAAGATGGGCGTGTTCGTGAACCGGCCCTGGGTGCAGATAGTAGCTTGGCTGGTGTCGGGCATCATCATCGTGCTGAACATCTACCTGCTGTACAAGACGTTCTTCGGCTAG